Proteins encoded by one window of Phytohabitans houttuyneae:
- a CDS encoding DNA-methyltransferase yields MTRTALAAPEPADQFIYHRDGPVTLYHGDAHTVLSALAAASVDTVVTSPPYYGLRNYDVPGQYGLESTPTDYVNTMVQVFTQIHRVLRDHGTAWLVLGDSYSLNSGGAPRSGTYAGYRGAATANPGLIRPRTQDVLPAKNLIGIPWRVAFALQDTRLWYLRQAIIWHKPNATPESVQDRPSCSHEYVFLLAKSRVYHFNLDAIRVPLAQPDARDGSRVIGGRNKGSTGGVGPTDRRRGATAYGTNPAKYLSDPAASPGQAGRRHLLATGTQHTTAHAKGRNPGSVWSIPTRPYSGAHFAVYPLDLPAAAVAAGCPPGGRVLDPFSGAATTGVAALQQGRQYWGIDIKAAYHDLAIQRLRRHTSTQDPP; encoded by the coding sequence ATGACCCGCACCGCGCTGGCCGCCCCGGAACCCGCCGACCAGTTCATCTACCACCGCGACGGCCCGGTCACCTTGTACCACGGCGACGCTCACACCGTGCTGTCCGCACTGGCCGCCGCCAGCGTCGACACCGTCGTCACCTCGCCGCCGTACTACGGCTTGCGCAACTACGACGTGCCCGGCCAGTACGGCCTCGAATCCACACCCACCGACTACGTCAACACCATGGTCCAGGTCTTCACCCAAATCCACCGCGTCCTACGCGACCACGGCACGGCATGGCTGGTGCTCGGCGACTCGTACAGCCTCAACTCCGGCGGCGCACCACGCAGCGGCACCTACGCCGGCTACCGCGGCGCCGCGACCGCCAACCCCGGCCTGATCCGACCCCGAACCCAAGACGTCCTACCCGCCAAGAACCTGATCGGCATCCCCTGGCGGGTCGCGTTCGCCCTGCAGGACACCCGACTGTGGTACCTGCGGCAGGCGATCATCTGGCACAAACCCAACGCCACACCCGAATCCGTTCAAGATCGGCCGTCGTGCTCCCACGAGTACGTTTTCCTGCTGGCCAAGAGCCGCGTCTACCACTTCAACCTCGACGCCATCAGAGTGCCGCTGGCCCAGCCGGACGCCCGAGACGGAAGCCGTGTCATCGGCGGCCGGAACAAGGGCTCAACCGGCGGAGTCGGCCCGACCGACCGCCGGCGGGGAGCCACCGCCTACGGCACCAACCCCGCGAAATACCTGTCCGACCCGGCCGCCTCACCCGGCCAAGCCGGCCGGCGCCACCTGCTGGCCACCGGAACCCAGCACACCACCGCCCACGCCAAGGGCCGCAACCCCGGATCCGTGTGGAGCATCCCCACCCGGCCCTACTCCGGCGCACACTTCGCCGTCTACCCACTGGACCTGCCAGCCGCGGCCGTCGCGGCCGGCTGCCCACCCGGCGGACGGGTGCTCGACCCGTTCAGCGGCGCCGCCACCACCGGCGTAGCAGCCCTCCAACAAGGCCGCCAGTACTGGGGTATTGACATCAAAGCCGCCTACCACGACCTTGCGATCCAACGGCTCCGCCGCCACACCTCCACGCAGGACCCCCCGTGA
- a CDS encoding XF1762 family protein produces the protein MTRHSSRRATDRARRADRPRVRPISYRQACEFIRVHHRHLRPPQGHRYSIGLTIPTGQLIGVAMVGRPIARHHDDGLTAEVTRLATDGSRNACSALLAAAWRVARSMGYQRMITYTRQDEPGTSLRAAGWRAVADIPASNGWNRTSRPRTAHGADHTARTRWQVTTHDWDARPPDADASAHTRPDQARRRP, from the coding sequence ATGACCCGACACAGTTCCCGTCGCGCTACCGACCGTGCCCGTCGCGCGGACCGTCCCCGAGTCCGGCCGATCAGCTACCGACAGGCCTGCGAGTTCATCCGCGTCCATCACCGTCACCTACGACCGCCGCAGGGCCACCGGTACTCCATCGGCCTGACGATCCCAACCGGTCAACTCATCGGCGTCGCCATGGTCGGCCGGCCGATCGCCCGCCACCACGACGACGGACTCACCGCGGAAGTGACTCGGCTGGCCACCGACGGGTCCCGCAACGCCTGCTCCGCCCTGCTGGCCGCCGCCTGGCGGGTCGCCCGAAGCATGGGCTACCAGCGGATGATCACCTACACCCGTCAGGACGAGCCCGGCACCAGCCTGCGCGCTGCCGGCTGGCGCGCCGTCGCCGACATCCCCGCCAGCAACGGCTGGAACCGGACCAGCCGCCCCCGCACCGCACACGGCGCCGACCACACCGCCCGCACCCGCTGGCAGGTCACCACCCACGACTGGGACGCCCGGCCACCCGACGCTGACGCCAGCGCCCACACCCGCCCCGACCAGGCGCGGAGGCGACCATGA
- a CDS encoding IS256 family transposase, with amino-acid sequence MTAPKSVDPAGFLREQLESASPDLLRAMVKTFAEALMSAEADAVCGAGYGERSEQRVNSRNGYRQREWDTRAGTVELAIPKLRQGSYFPDWLLTYRRRAERALVSVVATSYLLGVSTRRVEKLVEQLGVAQLSKSQVSEMAEHLDAQVEAFRSRPLDAGPYTFVWMDALTVKVREAGRTVNVHALIAVGVNGDGGREVLGLDIASQEDGAGWLGFLRGLTARGLAGVKLVISDAHRGLVDAIGAALPGAAWQRCRTHYLRNLLGKVPKSAQPWVATMVRTIFDQPDAASARAQFGRVVEAIEAKFPDAATHLDDAQEDLLAFAAFPHEIWRQIWSNNPQERLNKEIRRRTDVVGIFPNRASIIRLVGAVLAEQTDEWTEQRRYMGIEILAKARLTLIDTQDDTPATATAIAA; translated from the coding sequence ATGACCGCACCCAAGAGTGTGGACCCTGCCGGCTTTCTGCGCGAGCAGCTGGAGTCGGCGAGCCCGGATCTTCTGCGGGCGATGGTGAAGACGTTTGCCGAGGCGTTGATGTCGGCCGAGGCCGACGCGGTGTGCGGCGCCGGCTATGGCGAACGCAGCGAGCAGCGAGTCAACTCGCGTAACGGTTACCGACAGCGGGAGTGGGACACCCGGGCCGGCACGGTGGAGCTGGCGATCCCCAAGCTGCGGCAGGGCAGCTACTTCCCGGACTGGCTGCTGACCTACCGCCGGCGAGCTGAGCGGGCTCTGGTGTCGGTGGTGGCCACCTCGTATCTGCTGGGTGTGTCGACCCGCCGGGTGGAGAAGCTGGTCGAGCAGTTGGGGGTGGCGCAGCTGTCCAAGTCGCAGGTGTCGGAGATGGCCGAACACTTGGACGCGCAGGTCGAAGCGTTCCGCAGCCGGCCGCTGGACGCCGGCCCGTACACGTTCGTGTGGATGGACGCCCTGACGGTCAAGGTCCGTGAGGCCGGCCGCACGGTCAACGTGCACGCCCTGATCGCGGTTGGCGTCAACGGCGACGGCGGCCGGGAAGTGTTGGGCCTGGACATCGCCTCGCAGGAAGACGGCGCGGGCTGGTTGGGGTTTCTACGCGGCCTGACCGCACGAGGGCTGGCCGGCGTGAAGCTGGTGATCTCCGATGCCCACCGCGGCCTGGTCGACGCGATCGGCGCCGCCCTGCCGGGCGCCGCCTGGCAGCGGTGCCGCACCCACTATCTGCGCAACCTGCTGGGCAAGGTGCCCAAGTCGGCGCAGCCGTGGGTGGCCACCATGGTGCGGACCATCTTCGACCAACCCGATGCCGCCTCAGCGCGGGCCCAGTTCGGCCGCGTCGTCGAGGCGATCGAAGCGAAGTTCCCTGACGCGGCAACACATCTGGATGACGCCCAGGAGGATCTGCTGGCGTTCGCGGCGTTCCCGCACGAGATCTGGCGGCAGATCTGGTCCAACAACCCACAAGAGCGGCTGAACAAGGAAATCCGCCGCCGCACCGACGTGGTCGGGATCTTCCCCAACCGGGCCTCGATCATCCGCCTCGTCGGCGCCGTCCTGGCCGAGCAGACCGACGAGTGGACCGAACAACGCCGGTACATGGGCATCGAAATCCTTGCCAAGGCCCGGCTGACACTCATCGACACACAGGACGACACCCCGGCCACCGCAACGGCGATCGCCGCGTAA
- a CDS encoding pilin, whose amino-acid sequence MNRMVRTSARIRATISSAATVPAVLAAPDPAGDPTADLKVVIDNAVGWIAGIAFAIATLFATAGFALYMMAGGDTTQIERAKTAWKAAAVGYAGVILAPVLLGILSGILGN is encoded by the coding sequence ATGAACCGTATGGTCCGTACCAGTGCCCGTATCCGGGCCACAATCTCATCCGCGGCCACGGTGCCAGCGGTCCTGGCGGCGCCTGATCCCGCCGGGGACCCGACCGCCGACCTCAAGGTGGTTATCGACAACGCGGTGGGCTGGATCGCCGGGATCGCGTTCGCGATCGCGACCCTGTTCGCCACCGCCGGGTTCGCCCTGTACATGATGGCCGGTGGTGACACCACCCAGATCGAACGCGCCAAGACGGCGTGGAAGGCGGCCGCTGTCGGCTACGCCGGGGTGATCCTGGCCCCGGTATTGCTGGGGATCCTCAGCGGCATTCTCGGGAACTGA
- a CDS encoding PrgI family protein, which translates to MSEPEIRAKIHADVEAPDKILLGLTARQVGILAAAGLLAYLLWRAGASRLPTPVLAFGLVPLTAVAVVLALGRRDGLSFDRWLVAALRAARHPRRLVPAGDAVVAPPRWAPAAPGTGPTVAGLRLPVHAITDAGAIVVGAHTSTALVAVSTVNIGLRTGQEQAAMIGGFARWLHALSGPTQIVVSTRRVDLAVHADRILDTAQPNPALAEAAYAYAGFLLDVAEQRDPLWRTVTIAHTATGRHAPVEAMRQAEHTAGALAALGAATRVLDGRTVVGVLAAAADPYAGTDPHPGRALPDQPITTAGRWGP; encoded by the coding sequence ATGTCTGAGCCGGAGATCCGCGCGAAGATCCACGCCGACGTCGAAGCCCCCGACAAGATCCTTCTGGGGTTGACTGCCCGGCAGGTGGGCATCCTTGCCGCGGCCGGCCTGCTGGCCTACCTGCTGTGGCGGGCAGGGGCCAGCCGGCTACCGACACCTGTTCTGGCCTTCGGGCTCGTGCCGTTGACCGCGGTGGCGGTCGTGCTGGCGCTGGGCCGCCGGGACGGGCTCAGTTTCGACCGGTGGCTGGTGGCCGCGCTGCGCGCCGCCCGCCACCCGCGCCGGCTGGTGCCCGCCGGCGACGCGGTGGTGGCCCCGCCGCGGTGGGCGCCAGCCGCACCCGGTACCGGACCCACGGTTGCCGGGCTACGGCTACCTGTCCACGCGATCACCGACGCTGGGGCGATCGTGGTGGGCGCCCACACCTCCACCGCGTTGGTGGCCGTGTCCACAGTGAACATCGGGCTGCGCACGGGTCAGGAGCAGGCGGCGATGATCGGCGGGTTCGCCCGCTGGCTGCACGCCCTGTCCGGGCCGACACAGATCGTGGTCTCCACCCGCCGCGTCGACCTGGCCGTCCACGCCGACCGGATCCTGGACACCGCCCAGCCGAACCCGGCGCTGGCCGAGGCCGCCTACGCCTACGCCGGTTTCCTGCTCGATGTGGCCGAGCAGCGGGACCCGCTGTGGCGCACCGTCACCATCGCCCACACCGCGACCGGCCGCCACGCGCCGGTCGAGGCGATGCGGCAGGCCGAACACACCGCCGGTGCGCTGGCCGCGCTCGGCGCCGCCACCCGGGTGCTGGACGGCCGCACCGTCGTCGGTGTCCTGGCGGCCGCGGCGGACCCGTACGCCGGCACCGACCCGCACCCCGGGCGGGCGCTGCCCGATCAGCCGATCACCACGGCTGGCAGGTGGGGGCCGTGA
- a CDS encoding VirB4 family type IV secretion system protein: protein MPRRTRPGSATTAPQQAGGAAALGPASVEVAARHLQVGDGYAAVLIVTHYPAEVSTAWLEPLLSWPGRLDLTLHIEPVPAVVAASRLRAQRARLETVRRSDADRGRLDDPNTDAAAGDAAELADRVARGAARLYRVGIYLTVHCPSLDELVEAVAEVRATAASVLLDTVPATWRQLQGWTSGLPLGVDSLGMRRVFDSDSLACAFPLACADLPAPLPGDPPQPGGVLYGLNTATAGVVWWDRWTAHNYNSIVLARSGAGKSYFIKLEIVRSLLDGVVVQVVDPEDEYIRLATAVGGTVVQLGAAGVRINPLDIPTGDCHPEAFNRRVQFIRTLVAVMLGTDLAAPERAAVETAVLTAYEQAGIDLDPASWSRPAPLLRDVAAALHTGDPVARALAGQLAPWTSGSLKDVFDGPSTTVPTGQLVVWSTRQLSDELRPAAMLLALDAIWRQVEAPAPHVAARFPRQLVIVDEAWKLLGEGAGAKFLATLAKSARKRRAGLSVVTQDAADVLATTPGRTVLANCATQILMRQDASAIGEIGREFGLTSGEARLLLSARRGEGLLLSGGHRVGFQVVSSSAEHVVCTDGDRDVDGGQP, encoded by the coding sequence ATCCCGCGGCGCACCCGCCCCGGCTCGGCTACCACCGCACCGCAGCAGGCCGGCGGGGCCGCGGCGCTCGGCCCGGCCTCGGTCGAGGTCGCCGCACGCCACCTGCAGGTCGGGGACGGCTACGCCGCCGTCCTGATCGTCACCCACTACCCCGCCGAGGTGTCCACCGCCTGGCTGGAGCCGCTGCTGTCCTGGCCGGGCCGGCTGGACCTGACCCTGCACATCGAACCGGTCCCGGCCGTGGTGGCGGCGAGCCGGCTGCGGGCGCAGCGGGCCCGGCTGGAAACGGTGCGCCGCTCCGACGCCGACCGGGGGCGGCTGGACGACCCGAACACGGACGCCGCCGCCGGCGACGCCGCGGAACTGGCCGACCGGGTCGCCCGCGGCGCGGCCCGGCTGTACCGGGTCGGGATCTACCTGACCGTCCACTGCCCCAGCCTCGACGAACTCGTCGAGGCCGTCGCCGAGGTCCGGGCCACCGCCGCGTCGGTGCTGTTGGACACCGTCCCGGCGACCTGGCGGCAGCTGCAGGGCTGGACGTCCGGGCTGCCGCTCGGGGTGGACAGCCTCGGCATGCGCCGGGTCTTCGACTCCGACTCCCTGGCCTGCGCGTTCCCGCTGGCCTGCGCGGACCTGCCGGCGCCGCTGCCCGGCGACCCACCCCAACCCGGCGGTGTCCTGTATGGACTGAACACCGCCACTGCCGGAGTGGTGTGGTGGGACCGGTGGACGGCGCACAACTACAACAGCATCGTGTTGGCCCGAAGCGGCGCCGGCAAAAGCTACTTCATCAAGCTGGAAATCGTGCGGTCGTTGCTCGACGGCGTCGTGGTGCAGGTGGTCGACCCGGAGGATGAGTACATCCGCCTGGCCACCGCGGTCGGCGGCACCGTCGTGCAGTTGGGCGCGGCCGGGGTGCGCATCAACCCACTCGACATCCCGACAGGCGACTGCCACCCGGAGGCGTTCAACCGGCGGGTCCAGTTCATCCGCACCCTGGTCGCCGTGATGCTTGGCACCGACCTTGCCGCGCCGGAACGCGCCGCCGTCGAAACGGCCGTGCTGACCGCCTACGAGCAGGCCGGCATCGACCTTGACCCGGCCAGCTGGTCCCGGCCCGCCCCGCTGCTGCGGGACGTGGCCGCCGCCCTGCACACCGGCGACCCGGTGGCGCGGGCGCTGGCCGGGCAGCTGGCCCCGTGGACGTCCGGCAGCCTCAAGGACGTCTTCGACGGCCCGTCGACCACCGTGCCGACCGGGCAGCTGGTCGTTTGGTCCACCCGACAGCTGTCCGATGAGCTACGCCCGGCGGCGATGCTGCTGGCCCTGGATGCGATCTGGCGGCAGGTCGAGGCCCCCGCCCCGCACGTCGCCGCCCGGTTTCCGCGCCAACTGGTCATCGTCGACGAAGCCTGGAAACTGCTCGGCGAGGGCGCCGGGGCGAAGTTCCTGGCCACCTTGGCCAAGTCCGCCCGCAAACGCCGCGCTGGCCTGTCCGTGGTCACCCAGGACGCCGCCGACGTCCTCGCCACCACCCCGGGCCGCACGGTGCTGGCCAACTGCGCCACCCAAATCCTGATGCGTCAAGACGCCTCGGCGATCGGCGAGATCGGCAGAGAGTTCGGCCTGACCAGCGGCGAGGCCCGACTGCTGCTGTCCGCCCGCCGCGGCGAAGGACTGCTGCTGTCCGGCGGACATCGGGTCGGTTTTCAGGTGGTCAGTTCCAGCGCCGAACACGTCGTGTGTACCGATGGGGACCGTGACGTCGACGGCGGCCAGCCATGA
- a CDS encoding type IV secretory system conjugative DNA transfer family protein, with protein MADRDPVRRRAHQPRRVPAANLQAQVTTLAHGIAASFGVYSGARQRLRRLPMPNPARVLAGRPLRGGFLLSTDELAVLAGLPLDLAVPGLLRARAKPMPAPIDVPDSGRNIKILGRAEVGGHTVGLAVADARHHLHVIGSTGTGKSTLLVRMIVADILAGRAVVVIDPKGDLVTDVLDRIPAAMADRVILIDPNQPGGDRLNPLLGDDPDLTVDNIVSIFAKIFQRFWGPRMDDIFRMAGLTLIRHANPVLTNISPLLLQRQFRSQLTVDLDDPEGLRGFWDSFETTPHAQRAQMIAPVLSRLRLILTRPFPKYTLGAATSTFDMGKALNTGGIVLARLPKGQLGEDTARVMGSFVLSTAWQAATARARKPEDQRRDATVFVDEAHNFLNLPGSVDDMLAEARGYHLALVLAHQNLAQLPTETQRALSANARNKIFFDVAPEDAVDLAKHTLPELDAHDLSHMDVYRAAARLVAGGRPSPAFTLRTLPPAEPVGEATAIRQACAARVAGTDPDEPAVRQLARRTRRP; from the coding sequence GTGGCAGACCGCGATCCGGTACGCCGTCGTGCACACCAACCCCGCCGGGTACCCGCCGCCAACCTGCAGGCCCAGGTCACCACCCTCGCGCACGGCATCGCAGCGTCCTTCGGTGTTTACAGCGGCGCCCGGCAACGGCTGCGCCGCCTGCCGATGCCAAACCCGGCCCGGGTGTTGGCGGGGCGGCCGCTGCGCGGCGGGTTCCTGCTGTCCACCGACGAGCTCGCCGTACTGGCCGGCCTGCCCCTCGACCTTGCGGTGCCAGGGCTGCTGCGGGCCCGGGCCAAGCCGATGCCGGCACCGATCGACGTCCCGGACAGCGGCCGCAACATCAAAATCTTGGGCCGGGCCGAGGTCGGCGGCCACACCGTCGGACTCGCGGTCGCGGACGCCCGCCACCACCTGCACGTCATCGGGTCCACCGGCACCGGCAAATCCACCCTCCTGGTGCGGATGATCGTCGCCGACATCCTGGCCGGCCGCGCGGTGGTCGTTATCGACCCGAAAGGCGACCTGGTCACCGACGTCCTCGACCGAATCCCCGCTGCCATGGCGGACCGGGTGATCCTGATCGACCCCAACCAGCCCGGCGGTGACCGGCTCAACCCATTGCTGGGCGACGACCCCGACCTGACCGTGGACAACATCGTGTCGATCTTCGCGAAGATCTTCCAACGGTTCTGGGGGCCGCGGATGGACGACATCTTCCGGATGGCCGGGCTCACCCTGATACGGCACGCCAACCCGGTGCTGACCAACATCTCCCCGCTGCTGCTGCAACGACAGTTCCGCTCGCAGCTGACCGTCGACCTTGACGACCCGGAAGGGCTGCGCGGGTTCTGGGACTCGTTCGAAACCACACCGCACGCCCAACGCGCCCAAATGATCGCCCCGGTGCTGTCCCGGCTGCGGCTGATCCTGACCCGCCCGTTCCCCAAGTACACCCTCGGCGCCGCCACCTCCACATTCGACATGGGCAAAGCCCTCAACACCGGTGGGATCGTGTTGGCTCGGCTGCCGAAAGGGCAGCTGGGTGAGGACACCGCCCGGGTGATGGGCTCGTTCGTGCTGTCCACCGCATGGCAGGCCGCCACCGCCCGCGCCCGCAAACCCGAGGACCAGCGCCGGGACGCCACCGTGTTCGTCGACGAGGCGCACAACTTCCTCAACCTGCCCGGCTCCGTCGACGACATGCTCGCCGAAGCCCGCGGCTACCACCTGGCCTTGGTTCTGGCCCATCAGAACCTGGCACAGCTACCGACCGAAACCCAGCGGGCGCTGTCCGCGAACGCCCGCAACAAGATCTTCTTCGACGTGGCCCCAGAAGACGCCGTCGACCTGGCCAAACACACCCTGCCCGAGCTCGACGCCCACGACCTGTCCCACATGGACGTCTACCGCGCCGCCGCCCGCCTGGTCGCCGGCGGCCGCCCATCCCCCGCCTTCACGTTGCGCACACTGCCGCCGGCCGAACCGGTCGGAGAGGCCACCGCGATCCGGCAGGCCTGCGCGGCCCGCGTCGCAGGCACCGACCCGGACGAGCCCGCCGTGCGGCAGCTGGCCCGCCGCACCCGACGGCCCTAA
- a CDS encoding replication-relaxation family protein, whose product MAELLVDHQVLTTGQLTAMLFTSPTTCLHRLHALRQLGVVDRFLRHRPGLPEPLHWVPGLLATRLVALARNEKPPTPAVVYERKDRTMMRPDLGHLIGVNQFFTDLIGYTRSHPQYRLARWWPEPRTADAYGRRVHPDGHGVWNTPAGSVGFFLEHDTGLEKLPVLTGKLDGYRRLRREGGPHYPVLFWLPTRAREQNLHRRLADGPTPGLVVATAARDTINGHSPAGPIWRLYGNGRHRLHLADIPSHHATPGPLNPAAPTPEQDPLAALAEK is encoded by the coding sequence ATCGCCGAACTCCTCGTCGACCACCAGGTCCTGACCACCGGCCAACTAACCGCGATGCTGTTCACCTCACCGACCACCTGCCTGCACCGCCTGCATGCGCTGCGACAGCTCGGCGTCGTGGACCGGTTTCTGCGCCACCGCCCCGGCCTGCCCGAACCCCTGCACTGGGTGCCCGGCCTCCTCGCCACCCGCCTGGTCGCGTTGGCCCGCAACGAGAAACCACCCACCCCTGCCGTCGTCTACGAACGCAAAGACCGCACCATGATGCGCCCCGACCTGGGCCATCTGATCGGCGTCAACCAGTTCTTCACCGACCTGATCGGCTACACCCGCAGCCATCCGCAGTACCGGCTCGCCCGGTGGTGGCCCGAACCCCGCACCGCCGACGCCTACGGCCGCCGTGTCCACCCCGACGGCCACGGCGTCTGGAACACCCCCGCCGGCAGCGTCGGCTTCTTCCTCGAGCACGACACCGGCCTGGAGAAGCTGCCCGTGCTGACCGGAAAGCTCGACGGATACCGGCGGCTACGCCGCGAAGGCGGACCCCACTACCCGGTGCTGTTCTGGCTGCCCACCCGCGCCCGGGAACAGAACCTGCACCGCCGGCTCGCCGACGGCCCCACTCCCGGCCTCGTCGTCGCCACCGCCGCCCGCGACACCATCAACGGACACAGCCCAGCCGGGCCAATCTGGCGTCTATACGGCAACGGCCGACACCGCCTCCACCTAGCCGACATCCCCTCCCACCACGCCACACCCGGCCCGCTCAACCCCGCCGCACCCACACCAGAGCAAGACCCGCTCGCGGCGCTCGCTGAGAAATAG